From a region of the Andrena cerasifolii isolate SP2316 chromosome 13, iyAndCera1_principal, whole genome shotgun sequence genome:
- the LOC143375689 gene encoding synaptic vesicle glycoprotein 2B isoform X2: MGLDFLADGGADFEHAITVTGFGKFHYMLLAICGLIYMDTAIGVTILSFVLPAAQCDLEMDSTSKGWLTASPMLGMVLGSYIWGCLADTKGRKVVLIVTLLMDGVVGIISSFVQYFWVFLAFRFFNGFAVTGAMGICFPYLGEFQPTKYRERVLCWMEMFWTIGVIVLPLIAWLIIPMDFMYVSDMFYFKSWNLFVALCALPSLMLGLWLFAFPESPKFLLECGETDAALEVFKWIYSQNTGESPDSYPVKCLQEKTKDKSTRSLKLHKRKDLKVLLKEVQDLTTALCKSPYLRNTLLACGIQFGLTSSYYTLMVWFPELFTRFEQFEHHNPGETTSVCIVSSLSDNATMLDPYGCETVIAPSVYLHTVYIGLACIPGSIILPLFVHKLGAKFFLIMSLLVSGAVTVGFYYVVDSTQNLILSCVFEALTSLGISLVYCVIVDMFPTNLRVMAAALSLTMGRLGALVGNLLFGYLIDLACVVPIVIFAAFLFLCGFMSFLLPKTGKDTLD; this comes from the exons ATGG GACTCGACTTCTTGGCAGACGGAGGTGCCGATTTCGAGCATGCAATCACCGTAACAG GATTCGGAAAGTTCCATTATATGCTGCTGGCAATATGCGGCTTAATCTACATGGACACCGCGATAGGTGTCACGATACTCTCGTTCGTCCTGCCAGCTGCGCAATGCGACTTGGAGATGGACTCCACTTCGAAGGGGTGGCTAACAGCATCCCCAATGTTAG GCATGGTGCTCGGCTCCTATATATGGGGGTGCCTGGCTGACACCAAGGGCCGCAAAGTCGTCTTAATCGTCACGCTACTGATGGACGGTGTCGTCGGTATCATCTCCTCCTTCGTCCAGTACTTTTGGGTCTTCCTGGCGTTCCGTTTCTTCAATGGATTCGC CGTCACGGGAGCTATGGGAATTTGTTTTCCGTATTTAGGGGAGTTCCAGCCGACAAAGTACCGAGAGCGAGTCCTTTGTTGGATGGAAATGTTCTGGACGATCGGAGTTATAGTATTACCAT TGATCGCCTGGCTGATCATACCAATGGACTTCATGTACGTCTCGGACATGTTCTACTTTAAGTCCTGGAATCTCTTCGTCGCGCTGTGCGCGCTACCCTCGCTGATGCTAGGCCTGTGGCTATTCGCCTTCCCAGAGAGTCCAAAGTTCCTCCTCGAGTGTGGGGAAACGGACGCTGCTCTGGAGGTCTTCAAGTGGATCTACTCGCAGAACACTGGGGAAAGTCCGGACTCCTACCCG GTGAAGTGCTTGCAGGAGAAGACCAAGGACAAGAGCACCAGGTCGTTGAAGCTGCACAAGAGGAAGGACCTCAAGGTGCTCCTCAAGGAGGTGCAAGACCTCACGACTGCGCTGTGCAAGTCGCCCTACCTTCGGAACACACTGCTAGCCTGTGGCATACAGTTTGGACTCACCAGCAGCTACTACACTCTGATGGTCTGGTTTCCAGAGTTATTCACCAG GTTCGAGCAGTTCGAGCACCACAATCCAGGTGAAACGACTTCGGTGTGCATCGTGTCGTCTTTGTCAGATAACGCGACCATGTTAGATCCCTACGGATGCGAGACGGTGATCGCCCCTTCCGTTTACCTGCACACCGTGTACATCGGGCTAGCCTGCATTCCTGGATCCATCATCCTGCCACTTTTCGTGCACAAGCTTGGCGCTAAATTCTTCCTCA TCATGTCACTGTTGGTCTCTGGCGCCGTGACGGTGGGCTTCTATTACGTCGTCGATTCCACGCAGAACCTGATACTGTCCTGCGTGTTCGAGGCACTCACGTCCCTCGGTATCTCGCTGGTCTATTGCGTAATCGTCGACATGTTCCCGACGAATCTCAG AGTAATGGCTGCGGCCTTGTCCCTCACAATGGGCCGGTTAGGCGCCCTGGTTGGCAATTTGCTATTTGGCTACCTGATCGACTTAGCCTGCGTGGTTCCTATTGTTATATTCGCGGCATTTTTGTTCT TATGTGGATTCATGTCGTTCCTGTTACCGAAGACAGGGAAAGACACCCTCGACTAA
- the LOC143375689 gene encoding synaptic vesicle glycoprotein 2B isoform X1, whose amino-acid sequence MGVVLLVILVMAALGVGRSTGDTGSSAPGAGDGRFGLDFLADGGADFEHAITVTGFGKFHYMLLAICGLIYMDTAIGVTILSFVLPAAQCDLEMDSTSKGWLTASPMLGMVLGSYIWGCLADTKGRKVVLIVTLLMDGVVGIISSFVQYFWVFLAFRFFNGFAVTGAMGICFPYLGEFQPTKYRERVLCWMEMFWTIGVIVLPLIAWLIIPMDFMYVSDMFYFKSWNLFVALCALPSLMLGLWLFAFPESPKFLLECGETDAALEVFKWIYSQNTGESPDSYPVKCLQEKTKDKSTRSLKLHKRKDLKVLLKEVQDLTTALCKSPYLRNTLLACGIQFGLTSSYYTLMVWFPELFTRFEQFEHHNPGETTSVCIVSSLSDNATMLDPYGCETVIAPSVYLHTVYIGLACIPGSIILPLFVHKLGAKFFLIMSLLVSGAVTVGFYYVVDSTQNLILSCVFEALTSLGISLVYCVIVDMFPTNLRVMAAALSLTMGRLGALVGNLLFGYLIDLACVVPIVIFAAFLFLCGFMSFLLPKTGKDTLD is encoded by the exons ATGGGAGTAGTGTTACTGGTGATACTGGTAATGGCAGCTTTGGGGGTTGGTAGAAGTACTGGCGATACTGGGAGTAGTGCTCCTGGTGCTGGTGACGGTAGATTTG GACTCGACTTCTTGGCAGACGGAGGTGCCGATTTCGAGCATGCAATCACCGTAACAG GATTCGGAAAGTTCCATTATATGCTGCTGGCAATATGCGGCTTAATCTACATGGACACCGCGATAGGTGTCACGATACTCTCGTTCGTCCTGCCAGCTGCGCAATGCGACTTGGAGATGGACTCCACTTCGAAGGGGTGGCTAACAGCATCCCCAATGTTAG GCATGGTGCTCGGCTCCTATATATGGGGGTGCCTGGCTGACACCAAGGGCCGCAAAGTCGTCTTAATCGTCACGCTACTGATGGACGGTGTCGTCGGTATCATCTCCTCCTTCGTCCAGTACTTTTGGGTCTTCCTGGCGTTCCGTTTCTTCAATGGATTCGC CGTCACGGGAGCTATGGGAATTTGTTTTCCGTATTTAGGGGAGTTCCAGCCGACAAAGTACCGAGAGCGAGTCCTTTGTTGGATGGAAATGTTCTGGACGATCGGAGTTATAGTATTACCAT TGATCGCCTGGCTGATCATACCAATGGACTTCATGTACGTCTCGGACATGTTCTACTTTAAGTCCTGGAATCTCTTCGTCGCGCTGTGCGCGCTACCCTCGCTGATGCTAGGCCTGTGGCTATTCGCCTTCCCAGAGAGTCCAAAGTTCCTCCTCGAGTGTGGGGAAACGGACGCTGCTCTGGAGGTCTTCAAGTGGATCTACTCGCAGAACACTGGGGAAAGTCCGGACTCCTACCCG GTGAAGTGCTTGCAGGAGAAGACCAAGGACAAGAGCACCAGGTCGTTGAAGCTGCACAAGAGGAAGGACCTCAAGGTGCTCCTCAAGGAGGTGCAAGACCTCACGACTGCGCTGTGCAAGTCGCCCTACCTTCGGAACACACTGCTAGCCTGTGGCATACAGTTTGGACTCACCAGCAGCTACTACACTCTGATGGTCTGGTTTCCAGAGTTATTCACCAG GTTCGAGCAGTTCGAGCACCACAATCCAGGTGAAACGACTTCGGTGTGCATCGTGTCGTCTTTGTCAGATAACGCGACCATGTTAGATCCCTACGGATGCGAGACGGTGATCGCCCCTTCCGTTTACCTGCACACCGTGTACATCGGGCTAGCCTGCATTCCTGGATCCATCATCCTGCCACTTTTCGTGCACAAGCTTGGCGCTAAATTCTTCCTCA TCATGTCACTGTTGGTCTCTGGCGCCGTGACGGTGGGCTTCTATTACGTCGTCGATTCCACGCAGAACCTGATACTGTCCTGCGTGTTCGAGGCACTCACGTCCCTCGGTATCTCGCTGGTCTATTGCGTAATCGTCGACATGTTCCCGACGAATCTCAG AGTAATGGCTGCGGCCTTGTCCCTCACAATGGGCCGGTTAGGCGCCCTGGTTGGCAATTTGCTATTTGGCTACCTGATCGACTTAGCCTGCGTGGTTCCTATTGTTATATTCGCGGCATTTTTGTTCT TATGTGGATTCATGTCGTTCCTGTTACCGAAGACAGGGAAAGACACCCTCGACTAA
- the Yod1 gene encoding yod1 deubiquitinase: MTGFVLKVKTKSGQKVVSGLVPQDKVSELKTKLVEITGIPVRALHVLRGFPPKAINLENDTATVEESGIVSGDTLIVEEKPPLYNGEQRSEDIGRSHIVSEENFTDTPGVLMKKVVPADNSCLFTSVGYVLNGKVDPSCASFMREIIANAVAADPDEYSEALLGRPNPEYCKWILKSDSWGGAIELSILSSFYGLEIAVIDSINAIINRFGEDQHYAQRVFLIFDGIHYDPLYLEPLDGGSIQTIFPTEDERILLEAAELAREVKSSRQFTDVQKFTLMCNDCKMKLNGQIAAQQHAKETGHMNFGEVAA, encoded by the exons ATGACTGGATTCGTGTTGAAGGTCAAAACGAAATCGGGTCAAAAGGTCGTGAGCGGACTGGTGCCCCAGGACAAGGTGTCCGAGTTGAAGACCAAACTGGTCGAGATAACGGGAATACCAGTCAGAGCCCTCCACGTTCTACGCGGTTTCCCACCCAAGGCGATTAATCTCGAGAACGATACTGCTACCGTAGAGGAGAGCGGCATCGTTTCAGGGGACACCCTGATCGTAGAGGAGAAGCCACCTCTGTACAACGGAGAACAAAGATCCGAGGACATCGGCAGGTCTCACATAGTCAGCGAAGAGAACTTCACAGACACGCCTGGCGTGCTGATGAAGAAAGTCGTGCCCGCTGACAACTCATGCTTGTTCACCAGCGTTGGTTACGTGCTCAATG GAAAGGTTGACCCTAGCTGCGCCAGTTTCATGAGGGAGATTATAGCGAACGCGGTAGCGGCTGATCCGGACGAATACTCGGAAGCTCTGCTGGGTAGACCCAACCCTGAATATTGTAAATGGATCTTGAAGTCTGACTCGTGGGGAGGAGCTATAGAGTTATCTATTTTATCGAGCTTCTACGGATTGGAGATAGCGGTGATCGATAGTATTAACGCCATAATCAACAGATTCGGGGAGGATCAGCATTACGCTCAAAGAGTTTTCCTGATATTCGACGGGATTCACTACGACCCTCTGTATTTAGAGCCGCTCGAC GGCGGCAGCATTCAAACGATCTTCCCAACGGAGGACGAGAGGATATTACTGGAAGCTGCCGAGCTGGCGAGGGAAGTGAAGTCTAGTCGTCAGTTCACGGACGTTCAGAAATTCACGCTGATGTGCAACGACTGCAAGATGAAATTGAACGGACAGATCGCCGCCCAGCAGCACGCCAAGGAAACTGGGCATATGAACTTCGGAGAGGTGGCCGCGTAG